ATAATGCGTATGCTGACATgctcttaacaaatcaaatacgAGAAGAAAATCGCCTGCAAGaaagaaacaatattaattattctttcatcagttgCTTTACATGCGAAgagaaagtattatttaaatatgatgcaACTCTCTCATTTTACCGCTGGTAAAAGACAacagtttttattcaataagttttgttttcctcatttcacataatttaagaaaaaaagcaaaaatatggCTGTGCAACgtcgtttcaagagttggcgatgttGATATTCGTTTGCGTTGGGACCTTGGCATCCATTTGGTGTGCATTTAGACGCAAACAAGCTCTCCCCATAGGGATAATGGCTTTTTCTGAATTTGCAACAGAGTATAGTTAAGTTCAACACCTGATAATAACTGTCTTTAGCTTTTATTCTAAACTAAGAAATCAGGTTTTGCATCTCGTCTAAAATGAACTAagtctttttttctgttaagcGTCATTGTAGAATAAAACCAGGACTTAATTTGTCTGACTAACgtgtttctttcttaaatttcttaatcGAAATATGGTGTTTCCCATGGCAACAAAAATCCGAAGATTGTGttaatcaaagttttatttctgatttctgctttattaaattcattattaaaagtttcgAATATGTATACTAAATTCAATATTGGTTATCTTTCTTGAGTTTTAAATCCCTGTATGATTCTCAGGATAGGAATGTGTTACtgaagtatttattaatgatataaataattatttcagttggaaaaaatagtactttttttttattatttttgcacttACCCAGTTTTATTCTGTTAAAACTTGGTACTGGCATGcttccaaaaaattattaagttgtcctccaaaatgtagtttttttacattaaataatatttgtttgcgGAACTGAAGAGATTTGATTTATCATTTAAGCGagaaattaagcaattttaatcacgtttggaaaagaaaagagaaaactttAAGATCCGGTTTTGTCCAACTTTCTCCTGTATGAAACATAGACTATATgtgtgtaataaatattataccacagataaatataatatgacTGGAGAGCCGtgagacaattttaaaactggtAAGAATCCTGCAAGTCTGAAAAGTTTGGGAATCTGTTCTGAGGTAGTCTTCCtggtctaaaatattttaagatttgtttaatgtacttgtaaaaaataaatgtaatgtacttgaaaaaaataaatgtaaaattattgtatttttctttatttaggcTTTCTGTATACATAGATATGatgaaagataattaatttttttttacttatacaaaacgaatgttatttattatcttaattctTGCATGCTTCTCGcttttataatgcaatattttccaaataacaTCTAAATAGcagtaaataatgaaatgaattaaatagaataaaaactttattttcaaacttaataaaatagataaatgatttttgtgaATGGTGAAaaacaaatgtgaaataaacaataaattatacaatatatacataaaattatatgtattcaGACTTGACTTTGTAAGTTCGTTTCCAAATATCACACAAGCATACAGTTGaatgaaatctgaaaaatatagtgAGTGGTGTAGTCACGTGAGTAATTATAGTCCAGGCCCAGAAGCCATAAAATTCCATCTGAACTGGGTTAGAATCAGCTCTTCTGGTCTCTAATGTGTTAATTGCCCACATAGCAAAATTGCACACTAAAAGAAATGTAACCATTTCTCTTCCTGGTTTACGATGTGCCTGATCACTGTTTCCTGCACATCTTTTTGAAGCATCGAGGATAAATATGGTTTGAAATGTGCCTTGTATAAGACATACTAACGCTGTAAGTAAAACCAAAATGGTATTCTGATCGATGGTAAAATGTCCTCCGATAACACTAAACATTGTAAATAGATATAAACCGCTCTGGGCTACTACCAGCAAGATGCTATCTAATTCCATTATTTGGTGAGGATTGTACTTCAATTCTCTCACTTGGACGAGAGCAATAACTACGGCTAAAGTTGTCAACAGATAAAGAGCTAACTCAGCTATATGAGCTTCTAAAATAgctaaatatttgtattgagGTTTGTTGATAAGGACAAAGAATATTATTAGACATATTATAGATAGTACAAGCACCATGATGCCTGTGAACAAACCTTTATTAGCCTTGGCACAATCAACTTGGTAGTAATGCCTTTGACGACTGCCATGAATCACAGCATGATTTAAGCTTGCAGTATCGGCATTAGTAGAAATTTGACGGAATTGGCCTATGTTCTTCCACATTACATATAGAATAGCAGCACAAATGAGACTGTATTCTATGGTACATGGAAAGAGGAAGGGACTCGCATTCTGTACAAGCTCTCCCATAATATTAAGACGTCTGCAACCATGGCTTATATAAATCCCATGCATATCAATTGTTCGTTTGTGTCGTTGATGAGCACCATGAGTTGTATTAACAATTTCTGAAAAGTCATCTGCTATTGGAGAAATATAGTCTTgctctgaaaagaaaattatatatggTATTAGTACTTTTAATTAGCGGGTATAACTcgttattaaaaagtattaagagACATGTcagatattgtttaaaatttttgatttgagtTTTCTTGTACTTAACTTATGATGATTAAACCGGCCAGGTGACCGAGCGgtcagcgtgcctgactgcgatccttgtaaaaaatgaagaaaaaaattgctagttactctgtaaaaaaattcgcatcaaattacgataaaaaacaCCGACACTAAGGATATCagtacattttactgtaaaatccatttgttATAGCAACATTTTACGgatcaaaaaaatatcatgtaccgtaatttttatacagcaatacagtaaaatcactgaaacattgcaattaaataaatatttctgtaaaaataaaggtataaaattttactgtaagaaTAGAtcttacggtaaaatggattttacggatgttgCATTTGGAGTTCCAGTACTTTTTAGCGTAATTAATCTGGAATTTACAGTGAAGGTGTctcaaaacaatattaaaaatagaaacgaGGACGTTTTATACTTCACGACGCTTATATAATTTCTTGTGACTCCAACCAGGCATAATGAATTTCccttttttgtaagaaattgaaaattatatattaagggTGATCATTATGATACACTTTGCATTAGATGAGATGAAACCAGATGTACATTCTTAAACGCAACGGTTAATCATTGAACTATAATATCGGTACTTTGAAACATATTATAGTACAAGTTTACTATAacctaaaaaagattttaaatggaataatttgttcttttaaaagaaatgaaaaacttgAGAACAATAACTTAAATACATATGTAATCCATTGCTGAacaataactttcttttaattttaaaatataagcattttttattatttaagaatgaaaatatagtattttattgcgaagttaaaagcaatttttctattaaagctaagtgaatgaaaaatatatttagattaaagTAATCATTTGCTGTAAACATTGCTCTTAGATTACAGACTAAAAGAAATTTGCGCCATATTTCGGAAAGGGGAGGGGAACTACTGTATAACtatcgataatttttaaactatttcgaaatcgacaaaaaaatttcacaagttATTTTCCAGCTTTAAGGTCTACCACTATACAAAATTTCAGCTCAACTAGCTCgtgacaatttaaataatttgacaaCTTTGACAAGGTGACAATTGGATACAATCTTTCTTGAGAGTTCTGTCTAGCTTTTCAATGCACGTATTTTCATCTGATAACTCAAACAGAATGCATACTGATTAATCTAGAAGTTACCATCGAGCTAATAAATTCACATTATGGTActtcagttttcaatttttccaactttttttcgTAAACTTGAAAATACCACTTGTCTCGCTTATACTTCATAAAAATCACAGTTATATGATACAGGTATAttgaaaagatcaaaattttaattattatattatctttaaaatggtttcatcttttttataaaataacaaaaataaatggtaaattGCATGATTTGTTCGTAATAATAAGAGGGTTTGAGTACATGGTATATAAGGAGCTATGCTTGATTTATCATAAGGCTTGAGAGGTCTAGGACCCCCACATTTTTCAGGGCCCTTTgaatgttacaaataattttcttttgtgtttttctttaagaattgtgcattaaaattatgagttaacagaaattgaaataaataaaagctcaaatttactaatatatcacaatttacttatgttataagtaatttaaagtaacacttcataattaaacatgtaaatttggtttaaagtaAAGACTTGGGGGCTCACTGACTAGGGCCCCCGTATTTTTAGATCAGGTTCTAGTAAGGAAGTTTTCTTACAGAAGTTAACGAGTAGTTATGATTTCtcatatactattttttacagCTATTTCATCTTATAGTTCAGACCAAAATATATCTTGTAgacatatttaatgaaataaatgtatctATGCTATATTATAGTTctatattaaagtatattttaatgtaaaatattattaaagtgaaaaaaaaattagaaNtcatgaaaaaaaaaatttcacttaaaagttgACACTTCCATGGAATTGCCCTTctatattaaagtatattttaatataaaatattattaaagtgaagaaaaaagttagaaaaaaagcCTGAGAGCATATTTacctaaatgaatattttcagtTTGTTGCGCTTCTAAAACAAAAGCTGGTATGAGATTTGTAGAATTCGGGGTAATTAAGGTTAAAATCTCATGCTTAGTCTCTTGTACAAGTACATGTAGCCAAACACACAAGTTAGTTGCAATCATATGCATCAATCCAAATCTTGCTAATGTTCGATATTTGCTGATAGCcatctgtaaaattaattaaattctttaaatacatTGAGTCGAAATTTTTCTTACGAATatcttcttaataataattaataataaatatcttttaaacacATAGCATAAgggaaaattttccaaaaaatataattcggTTGCTATAGATTAAGCTCAAAGATGCGAGTTCAAAGAAGTGGCGAAGTTTTATCAAAGTTGGTGCATATTTATCGCTATAGCTACTActtcaatatttgtttcttttttcttctgagTAATTGTAGTACAGAATACATATTATCTCAATCATTTTTCACaatcatttatatttgtaatgaaaaggaattatttctttgaaaaagagcgagaaaatgaaatagtttt
This region of Parasteatoda tepidariorum isolate YZ-2023 chromosome X1, CAS_Ptep_4.0, whole genome shotgun sequence genomic DNA includes:
- the LOC107438524 gene encoding proton channel OtopLc isoform X1; amino-acid sequence: MSASPLFRQVAGKCVLSSQSKDDGSIEQPMSMAASLMPRSMSLNSLNDDASCKIPSNQGCGEIRRNIPSRISEDSGLGALNSSLSKRAPSLHLDMGIVSRTSSFAGSMNTLPTTPTLGRKDGFVFFREISTENDSLVIMLSAVYAKLLVVMGISFPLAEVISHKIPASYYEGFYLYLYLGCIVFLIYVYLFLLRSESSNNKAQSFFKQVMKRVGSVANSIGGLDRIGNGGGSNKPRFSDASHCGSFYLRLGAVAFGIGSMIYSGLEFGQFFELETNSHCYNILYALTPSSRMAFTFIQLYFIFLNSRMAISKYRTLARFGLMHMIATNLCVWLHVLVQETKHEILTLITPNSTNLIPAFVLEAQQTENIHLEQDYISPIADDFSEIVNTTHGAHQRHKRTIDMHGIYISHGCRRLNIMGELVQNASPFLFPCTIEYSLICAAILYVMWKNIGQFRQISTNADTASLNHAVIHGSRQRHYYQVDCAKANKGLFTGIMVLVLSIICLIIFFVLINKPQYKYLAILEAHIAELALYLLTTLAVVIALVQVRELKYNPHQIMELDSILLVVAQSGLYLFTMFSVIGGHFTIDQNTILVLLTALVCLIQGTFQTIFILDASKRCAGNSDQAHRKPGREMVTFLLVCNFAMWAINTLETRRADSNPVQMEFYGFWAWTIITHVTTPLTIFFRFHSTVCLCDIWKRTYKVKSEYI
- the LOC107438524 gene encoding proton channel OtopLc isoform X2, giving the protein MQNLRQVQFRMRSLSSQSKDDGSIEQPMSMAASLMPRSMSLNSLNDDASCKIPSNQGCGEIRRNIPSRISEDSGLGALNSSLSKRAPSLHLDMGIVSRTSSFAGSMNTLPTTPTLGRKDGFVFFREISTENDSLVIMLSAVYAKLLVVMGISFPLAEVISHKIPASYYEGFYLYLYLGCIVFLIYVYLFLLRSESSNNKAQSFFKQVMKRVGSVANSIGGLDRIGNGGGSNKPRFSDASHCGSFYLRLGAVAFGIGSMIYSGLEFGQFFELETNSHCYNILYALTPSSRMAFTFIQLYFIFLNSRMAISKYRTLARFGLMHMIATNLCVWLHVLVQETKHEILTLITPNSTNLIPAFVLEAQQTENIHLEQDYISPIADDFSEIVNTTHGAHQRHKRTIDMHGIYISHGCRRLNIMGELVQNASPFLFPCTIEYSLICAAILYVMWKNIGQFRQISTNADTASLNHAVIHGSRQRHYYQVDCAKANKGLFTGIMVLVLSIICLIIFFVLINKPQYKYLAILEAHIAELALYLLTTLAVVIALVQVRELKYNPHQIMELDSILLVVAQSGLYLFTMFSVIGGHFTIDQNTILVLLTALVCLIQGTFQTIFILDASKRCAGNSDQAHRKPGREMVTFLLVCNFAMWAINTLETRRADSNPVQMEFYGFWAWTIITHVTTPLTIFFRFHSTVCLCDIWKRTYKVKSEYI
- the LOC107438524 gene encoding proton channel OtopLc isoform X3, producing the protein MSFISNMDVTAHVRCDTMSSSSNTDNITDTNMNSSSSESEDQGCGEIRRNIPSRISEDSGLGALNSSLSKRAPSLHLDMGIVSRTSSFAGSMNTLPTTPTLGRKDGFVFFREISTENDSLVIMLSAVYAKLLVVMGISFPLAEVISHKIPASYYEGFYLYLYLGCIVFLIYVYLFLLRSESSNNKAQSFFKQVMKRVGSVANSIGGLDRIGNGGGSNKPRFSDASHCGSFYLRLGAVAFGIGSMIYSGLEFGQFFELETNSHCYNILYALTPSSRMAFTFIQLYFIFLNSRMAISKYRTLARFGLMHMIATNLCVWLHVLVQETKHEILTLITPNSTNLIPAFVLEAQQTENIHLEQDYISPIADDFSEIVNTTHGAHQRHKRTIDMHGIYISHGCRRLNIMGELVQNASPFLFPCTIEYSLICAAILYVMWKNIGQFRQISTNADTASLNHAVIHGSRQRHYYQVDCAKANKGLFTGIMVLVLSIICLIIFFVLINKPQYKYLAILEAHIAELALYLLTTLAVVIALVQVRELKYNPHQIMELDSILLVVAQSGLYLFTMFSVIGGHFTIDQNTILVLLTALVCLIQGTFQTIFILDASKRCAGNSDQAHRKPGREMVTFLLVCNFAMWAINTLETRRADSNPVQMEFYGFWAWTIITHVTTPLTIFFRFHSTVCLCDIWKRTYKVKSEYI